A genome region from Mastacembelus armatus chromosome 8, fMasArm1.2, whole genome shotgun sequence includes the following:
- the rangap1a gene encoding ran GTPase-activating protein 1 isoform X3, with the protein MATDIVAQLADSLAKAGVEEGELSYKGQGRKLDDAQAVEEMVKEIQDFEGLQALRLEGNTVGVEAAQAIAKALETKSEFKRCYWSDMFTGRLRSEIPPALNSLGDALMLAGAKLTVLDLSDNAFGPDGVRGIEKLLKSTACYTLQELRLNNCGMGIGGGKILASCLIQCHKKSSAVGTPLSLKVFVAGRNRLENDGATALAQAFQLIGSLEEVHMPQNGINHAGVTALAAAMQHNKELRILNLNDNTFTEKGAIAMAQALKHLCSIQVINFGDCLVRPAGATAIAETVSGGLPILKELNLSFGEITMEAALAVAQAVKNKDQLEKLDLNGNCLGASGCTALKDTMEGMNMADLLGSLSDDEGEPEDDDEDEDEDEDEEDDDDDDDDDDDDDDVDEEEEEEEEEEEEESSDNKISTPTSAPRPLDVSSFLNFPSPDKLLKLGAKRALLIEQQVDVTDASRTAEAFLKIASVYKEDNTDLKDAVLDSVDALMKKAFASPSFQGYSFVSALLVLLGLIKSEDKVKPVVVVTGHLHVLEHVVRQDYFPRESVAVLEAFMSRSSKALESCGNARNRLQSTLQRVRAES; encoded by the exons ATGGCGACAGACATTGTTGCACAGTTGGCCGATTCTCTGGCCAAAGCTGGAGTAGAGGAAGGAGAGCTGAGCTACAAAGGCCAGGGAAGAAAGCTGGATGACGCCCAGGCAG TGGAGGAGATGGTGAAGGAGATCCAGGACTTCGAGGGTTTACAGGCTCTGAGGCTGGAGGGAAACACTGTGGGCGTGGAAGCAGCACAAGCAATCGCCAAGGCCCTGGAGACAAAGAGCGAGTTCAAG CGCTGTTATTGGAGCGACATGTTCACAGGTCGACTGCGCTCTGAGATTCCACCTGCCCTG AATTCACTGGGTGATGCTCTGATGCTGGCAGGGGCCAAGCTGACTGTCTTGGACCTCAGTGACAACGCCTTCGGACCAGATGGGGTGAGAGGCATAGAGAAGCTGCTCAAGAGCACTGCCTGCTACACCTTACAGGAGCTGCGGCTCAACAACTGTGGCATGGGCATCGGAGGAGGAAAG ATCTTGGCTTCCTGCCTGATCCAGTGCCATAAAAAGTCCAGTGCAGTGGGTACCCCCCTCAGCCTGAAGGTGTTTGTTGCAGGGAGGAACCGACTGGAGAATGATGGAGCTACTGCTCTCGCTCAAGCCTTCCAG ttgATAGGCAGCCTAGAGGAGGTTCACATGCCCCAGAATGGCATCAATCACGCTGGTGTGACTGCCCTGGCTGCAGCCatgcaacacaacaaagaacTCCGCATCCTCAACCTCAACGACAACACCTTTACTGAGAAGGGGGCTATCGCCATGGCTCAG GCCCTGAAACACCTCTGCAGCATCCAGGTGATAAACTTTGGAGACTGCCTGGTGCGGCCAGCAGGAGCCACAGCTATCGCAGAGACCGTGTCAGGGGGACTCCCAATCCTGAAG GAACTCAATCTGTCATTTGGTGAGATTACCATGGAGGCTGCTCTGGCTGTGGCACAGGCAGTGAAGAACAAGGACCAGCTGGAGAAACTGGACCTAAATG GAAACTGTTTAGGGGCCAGTGGCTGCACAGCCCTTAAAGACACAATGGAAGGCATGAACATGGCCGACCTTTTAGGATCACTCAG TGACGATGAGGGTGAGCCAGAAGATGACGAcgaggatgaagatgaagatgaagatgaggaagacgacgacgatgatgacgatgatgatgatgatgatgacgatgtggatgaggaggaggaggaagaggaagaagaggaggaagaggaaagcaGTGACAACAAG ATATCCACCCCTACATCAGCGCCTCGGCCGCTGGACGTCTCCTCCTTCCTCAACTTTCCGTCCCCAGACAAACTGCTGAAACTGGGCGCTAAGAGAGCGCTGCTGATCGAGCAGCAG GTTGATGTGACTGATGCTTCAAGAACAGCTGAAGCTTTTCTAAAGATCGCGTCTGTGTACAAGGAGGACAATACCGACCTTAAGGATGCAGTGCTGGACAGCGTCG ACGCCCTCATGAAGAAAGCCTTTGCCTCTCCTTCCTTCCAAGGCTACAGCTTTGTATCAGCTTTGTTGGTGCTGCTCGGACTGATCAAG AGCGAGGACAAGGTGAAGCCCGTGGTCGTGGTTACTGGCCACCTCCATGTCTTGGAGCATGTTGTTCGCCAGGACTACTTCCCCAGAGAGAGTGTGGCTGTGTTGGAGGCCTTCATGTCCCG AAGCAGCAAGGCTCTTGAGTCCTGTGGAAACGCCAGAAACAGGCTCCAGTCGACACTGCAGAGAGTCAGGGCCGAGAGCTGA
- the rangap1a gene encoding ran GTPase-activating protein 1 isoform X1 encodes MATDIVAQLADSLAKAGVEEGELSYKGQGRKLDDAQAVEEMVKEIQDFEGLQALRLEGNTVGVEAAQAIAKALETKSEFKRCYWSDMFTGRLRSEIPPALNSLGDALMLAGAKLTVLDLSDNAFGPDGVRGIEKLLKSTACYTLQELRLNNCGMGIGGGKILASCLIQCHKKSSAVGTPLSLKVFVAGRNRLENDGATALAQAFQLIGSLEEVHMPQNGINHAGVTALAAAMQHNKELRILNLNDNTFTEKGAIAMAQALKHLCSIQVINFGDCLVRPAGATAIAETVSGGLPILKELNLSFGEITMEAALAVAQAVKNKDQLEKLDLNGNCLGASGCTALKDTMEGMNMADLLGSLSDDEGEPEDDDEDEDEDEDEEDDDDDDDDDDDDDDVDEEEEEEEEEEEEESSDNKVCCHVVIVDTSTSWCVFVCLSWCIGRSLLSPSQISTPTSAPRPLDVSSFLNFPSPDKLLKLGAKRALLIEQQVDVTDASRTAEAFLKIASVYKEDNTDLKDAVLDSVDALMKKAFASPSFQGYSFVSALLVLLGLIKSEDKVKPVVVVTGHLHVLEHVVRQDYFPRESVAVLEAFMSRSSKALESCGNARNRLQSTLQRVRAES; translated from the exons ATGGCGACAGACATTGTTGCACAGTTGGCCGATTCTCTGGCCAAAGCTGGAGTAGAGGAAGGAGAGCTGAGCTACAAAGGCCAGGGAAGAAAGCTGGATGACGCCCAGGCAG TGGAGGAGATGGTGAAGGAGATCCAGGACTTCGAGGGTTTACAGGCTCTGAGGCTGGAGGGAAACACTGTGGGCGTGGAAGCAGCACAAGCAATCGCCAAGGCCCTGGAGACAAAGAGCGAGTTCAAG CGCTGTTATTGGAGCGACATGTTCACAGGTCGACTGCGCTCTGAGATTCCACCTGCCCTG AATTCACTGGGTGATGCTCTGATGCTGGCAGGGGCCAAGCTGACTGTCTTGGACCTCAGTGACAACGCCTTCGGACCAGATGGGGTGAGAGGCATAGAGAAGCTGCTCAAGAGCACTGCCTGCTACACCTTACAGGAGCTGCGGCTCAACAACTGTGGCATGGGCATCGGAGGAGGAAAG ATCTTGGCTTCCTGCCTGATCCAGTGCCATAAAAAGTCCAGTGCAGTGGGTACCCCCCTCAGCCTGAAGGTGTTTGTTGCAGGGAGGAACCGACTGGAGAATGATGGAGCTACTGCTCTCGCTCAAGCCTTCCAG ttgATAGGCAGCCTAGAGGAGGTTCACATGCCCCAGAATGGCATCAATCACGCTGGTGTGACTGCCCTGGCTGCAGCCatgcaacacaacaaagaacTCCGCATCCTCAACCTCAACGACAACACCTTTACTGAGAAGGGGGCTATCGCCATGGCTCAG GCCCTGAAACACCTCTGCAGCATCCAGGTGATAAACTTTGGAGACTGCCTGGTGCGGCCAGCAGGAGCCACAGCTATCGCAGAGACCGTGTCAGGGGGACTCCCAATCCTGAAG GAACTCAATCTGTCATTTGGTGAGATTACCATGGAGGCTGCTCTGGCTGTGGCACAGGCAGTGAAGAACAAGGACCAGCTGGAGAAACTGGACCTAAATG GAAACTGTTTAGGGGCCAGTGGCTGCACAGCCCTTAAAGACACAATGGAAGGCATGAACATGGCCGACCTTTTAGGATCACTCAG TGACGATGAGGGTGAGCCAGAAGATGACGAcgaggatgaagatgaagatgaagatgaggaagacgacgacgatgatgacgatgatgatgatgatgatgacgatgtggatgaggaggaggaggaagaggaagaagaggaggaagaggaaagcaGTGACAACAAGGTCTGTTGCCATGTTGTCATTGTGGACACGTCCACAtcttggtgtgtttttgtttgtttgtcgtGGTGTATTGGACGTTCTCTTCTCTCGCCCTCACAGATATCCACCCCTACATCAGCGCCTCGGCCGCTGGACGTCTCCTCCTTCCTCAACTTTCCGTCCCCAGACAAACTGCTGAAACTGGGCGCTAAGAGAGCGCTGCTGATCGAGCAGCAG GTTGATGTGACTGATGCTTCAAGAACAGCTGAAGCTTTTCTAAAGATCGCGTCTGTGTACAAGGAGGACAATACCGACCTTAAGGATGCAGTGCTGGACAGCGTCG ACGCCCTCATGAAGAAAGCCTTTGCCTCTCCTTCCTTCCAAGGCTACAGCTTTGTATCAGCTTTGTTGGTGCTGCTCGGACTGATCAAG AGCGAGGACAAGGTGAAGCCCGTGGTCGTGGTTACTGGCCACCTCCATGTCTTGGAGCATGTTGTTCGCCAGGACTACTTCCCCAGAGAGAGTGTGGCTGTGTTGGAGGCCTTCATGTCCCG AAGCAGCAAGGCTCTTGAGTCCTGTGGAAACGCCAGAAACAGGCTCCAGTCGACACTGCAGAGAGTCAGGGCCGAGAGCTGA
- the rangap1a gene encoding ran GTPase-activating protein 1 isoform X2, translating to MATDIVAQLADSLAKAGVEEGELSYKGQGRKLDDAQAVEEMVKEIQDFEGLQALRLEGNTVGVEAAQAIAKALETKSEFKRCYWSDMFTGRLRSEIPPALNSLGDALMLAGAKLTVLDLSDNAFGPDGVRGIEKLLKSTACYTLQELRLNNCGMGIGGGKILASCLIQCHKKSSAVGTPLSLKVFVAGRNRLENDGATALAQAFQLIGSLEEVHMPQNGINHAGVTALAAAMQHNKELRILNLNDNTFTEKGAIAMAQALKHLCSIQVINFGDCLVRPAGATAIAETVSGGLPILKELNLSFGEITMEAALAVAQAVKNKDQLEKLDLNGNCLGASGCTALKDTMEGMNMADLLGSLSDDEGEPEDDDEDEDEDEDEEDDDDDDDDDDDDDDVDEEEEEEEEEEEEESSDNKVCCHVVIVDTSTSWCVFVCLSWCIGRSLLSPSQISTPTSAPRPLDVSSFLNFPSPDKLLKLGAKRALLIEQQVDVTDASRTAEAFLKIASVYKEDNTDLKDAVLDSVDALMKKAFASPSFQGYSFVSALLVLLGLIKSEDKVKPVVVVTGHLHVLEHVVRQDYFPRESVAVLEAFMSR from the exons ATGGCGACAGACATTGTTGCACAGTTGGCCGATTCTCTGGCCAAAGCTGGAGTAGAGGAAGGAGAGCTGAGCTACAAAGGCCAGGGAAGAAAGCTGGATGACGCCCAGGCAG TGGAGGAGATGGTGAAGGAGATCCAGGACTTCGAGGGTTTACAGGCTCTGAGGCTGGAGGGAAACACTGTGGGCGTGGAAGCAGCACAAGCAATCGCCAAGGCCCTGGAGACAAAGAGCGAGTTCAAG CGCTGTTATTGGAGCGACATGTTCACAGGTCGACTGCGCTCTGAGATTCCACCTGCCCTG AATTCACTGGGTGATGCTCTGATGCTGGCAGGGGCCAAGCTGACTGTCTTGGACCTCAGTGACAACGCCTTCGGACCAGATGGGGTGAGAGGCATAGAGAAGCTGCTCAAGAGCACTGCCTGCTACACCTTACAGGAGCTGCGGCTCAACAACTGTGGCATGGGCATCGGAGGAGGAAAG ATCTTGGCTTCCTGCCTGATCCAGTGCCATAAAAAGTCCAGTGCAGTGGGTACCCCCCTCAGCCTGAAGGTGTTTGTTGCAGGGAGGAACCGACTGGAGAATGATGGAGCTACTGCTCTCGCTCAAGCCTTCCAG ttgATAGGCAGCCTAGAGGAGGTTCACATGCCCCAGAATGGCATCAATCACGCTGGTGTGACTGCCCTGGCTGCAGCCatgcaacacaacaaagaacTCCGCATCCTCAACCTCAACGACAACACCTTTACTGAGAAGGGGGCTATCGCCATGGCTCAG GCCCTGAAACACCTCTGCAGCATCCAGGTGATAAACTTTGGAGACTGCCTGGTGCGGCCAGCAGGAGCCACAGCTATCGCAGAGACCGTGTCAGGGGGACTCCCAATCCTGAAG GAACTCAATCTGTCATTTGGTGAGATTACCATGGAGGCTGCTCTGGCTGTGGCACAGGCAGTGAAGAACAAGGACCAGCTGGAGAAACTGGACCTAAATG GAAACTGTTTAGGGGCCAGTGGCTGCACAGCCCTTAAAGACACAATGGAAGGCATGAACATGGCCGACCTTTTAGGATCACTCAG TGACGATGAGGGTGAGCCAGAAGATGACGAcgaggatgaagatgaagatgaagatgaggaagacgacgacgatgatgacgatgatgatgatgatgatgacgatgtggatgaggaggaggaggaagaggaagaagaggaggaagaggaaagcaGTGACAACAAGGTCTGTTGCCATGTTGTCATTGTGGACACGTCCACAtcttggtgtgtttttgtttgtttgtcgtGGTGTATTGGACGTTCTCTTCTCTCGCCCTCACAGATATCCACCCCTACATCAGCGCCTCGGCCGCTGGACGTCTCCTCCTTCCTCAACTTTCCGTCCCCAGACAAACTGCTGAAACTGGGCGCTAAGAGAGCGCTGCTGATCGAGCAGCAG GTTGATGTGACTGATGCTTCAAGAACAGCTGAAGCTTTTCTAAAGATCGCGTCTGTGTACAAGGAGGACAATACCGACCTTAAGGATGCAGTGCTGGACAGCGTCG ACGCCCTCATGAAGAAAGCCTTTGCCTCTCCTTCCTTCCAAGGCTACAGCTTTGTATCAGCTTTGTTGGTGCTGCTCGGACTGATCAAG AGCGAGGACAAGGTGAAGCCCGTGGTCGTGGTTACTGGCCACCTCCATGTCTTGGAGCATGTTGTTCGCCAGGACTACTTCCCCAGAGAGAGTGTGGCTGTGTTGGAGGCCTTCATGTCCCGGTAA